ACCATCCACGGTCCCGGCGTCACAAAAAAGGGCCGCATCAGATGCGGCCCAGGTCTCGGGATGCGCCTTGGTTACTGTCTTACCAGGTCCTCCATGCTCAGATTTCCGCTGCTGGCGCGCGCCTCTGCACGGGCCGCAACCAGAAATTCGCTGCGATCAGACGCACAGGCGAGGCAGATCGGCTCATGGCCGGCGGAAGGGTCTCGGTCCATCTCATGCGCGATATAGGCCTGATGGCAATGGTGGCAGCGAATGCGGGCCTGCCAGGGATCGTCGACCTCCTTGCGCGGATCACCTGGCCGTTCCTCGACAAACCAGTTGCGTTGCGCGACCATCAGCGAGGCGGCATAGATCACCACCGCGATCCCCAGCGTGACCGGAGGCGCCCAGACCCCGCCGAAACTGCCGCCGAAGACCATCATCAGGCAGCCGGTGGCCGAGGCAATGACCCAGGCGCCAAGGCCGCCGGGATTGACCATCGGCACCCTGCCCGGCCGGAACTCCAGCTGATCCGCCCTGATGCCGCGCAGACTGCACCAGGCGATATGGGTCATAGCGACGCCCACCCAGGCCACGATGATCACGCCCTGGAATTGCAGCGTCAGCAGCAGATAGCCAAAGACATTGGTCAGCATCACAAGGAAGATGACCACCGTCATGATTCCGACCCAGACCGTGCGCGGCCAGGAAATCTTGAAGGCCCGCGCGAAGAAGTTCTGCATATTGGTCGAGGAAAGATAGAAATTGATGGTGTTGATCCGGGTCTGACTGGCCCAGACCAGCAGCACGCCGAAAGGCCCCATCAGCGCGACAATGCCGATGATCGCCGAGGTCTCGCTCAACTCGCCTTCAATCGGGATGGTGAAGGTGATGAACATGCCGACCGCGCCATTGATCAGCAGCGTGACCACATAGAAGGGAATGCCAAAGGTGATACGTCCGTTGAAGGGCGCGTCTTCTTTGCGACCAAAGCGGGCGACATCCCAGGTCATCATCACCACGACCCAGACGCCCATATAGACCGTGAAGGCGAACCACCAGCCAGGGACACCGACATCGACGCCACCAACAGGCATCTGGGTCAGCCAGGCCCCGGAATATCCATGTTTCGCGGTCGCCCAGATCACACAGGCGACCAGCCCGAACACATAAAGCGGCAGCAGGATGCCATTGATCCGGTCAAGCCAGGTCCTGACACCGCGCATGACGAGGGGCGCGCTGTAAAGGCAGACGATGAAATACCAGAGGCTGATCGGCCCCCAAAGTAATCCTGCAGCGCGATAGCCACGATCGAGCCTTCGGCGATGGCATAATAGGTGATCGTGACCCCAAACAGCAGCGCGGCGAAGGTGGCGCCGACCTGGCCGAACACCGCGCGGGAAAACAGGGCGACGCTGGTGCCGCTGCGGGCGGCGAAGCGCGCTGCAATGCCGCAAAGGATGCCGTAGACGATGGTCGAAAGCGCGATCCCGATCAGGGTGTTGATGGTGCCGACCGTCAGCGCGACCATACTGCCGACCACCACCCAGAACATCGCGCTCATCAGCCCGAACCAGGCCATCGAGAGCGAGAAGCGTGAACTTCGCCACGAGGGCGGCACGATATGCAGCGAGAAATCTTCCGCTGCGGCCTCGCGCAGCACCTCGGGCTCGTCATGGAAGATGATATCGGGGGCAGGATATGTTCTGGCAGGGCTCATGAATTCCAGCTCCTCATGGGGTTTCTCTGAAATCGGAAAACCGGCTGTAAGCAGAGAAAAGGTGTCGCCTGACGGGTCGTCAGGCCAGGTGCCACAAGTCATTCGCGAGCTGCCCTGACCAGGTTTCGCCCCTGGTCACTCAGGGCGGGCAGACTGGCTAAATCCCCTGAGGCCGCAGCGGAAAACCGGTATCCGTCTGAATTTGGTGTCGTCTGGCAGATCAGGTCTAAAACAGGGCGGCGGATGATCCCGCCGCCCTGGGTAGTGATGCGTTTTTCAGGCGGCAGCTTTCAGCCGTTCGCCGGCCTCCTCGCTCAGCACGGCGAGCGTTTTGCCCCAATAGGGCAGGACGCGGCGCTTCATCATTTCGCGGAACTGGGCGGTTGTATTGGCGAGCAGCTCGCCATTGCCCCAGTCCAGGATGACGCCATATTGCCGGACACAGTCCATCTCGTTGAACTCGCCCGCGCGGTAGCGCGCCGCGACTTCGGCGGGATCGGCGTCGAGCCAGCCGGGGCGCTCGGCGGCGATCCGGGCGCGTTCGGCCTGAGTTGCGGCCTCGTCGACCTCATATTGCGCGAGATCGGCATCGACGACGCGGATGACCACGCCATAGTCGATCCGTGCCCGCCGGACGCTGACATATTCGTCGGCCACATCCTCGCAGACCAGTGCCGGATCGCGCAGCAAGGGGTCGCCCACGCCCCCTCCCCCGGCCGAAGGGCGGGTAAAGACATCATCAAGCTCGATCGGCAGGTTCGAGAAGATCGAGCCGAGATAGCGCTCGCGCTCTGTCCCCTTGTTCAGCCAGACGCCATGCGGGATCGAGGGCAGACCGCCCCACATCCCCCAGGTGACCGAGCGTTCGCGGTCGCAGCAATACGAGACGACGATGCGTTCGCCCTCAAAGACCGAGCCGCCTTTTTCGGCGCCAAGCCCGCCGCGGGATTCGCCGGGTCCGGCGGAATCCTGCACGAAATCATGGCATTTGGTCAGCACGGGGGCGAGGCGCTCCTGGCCCTCCAGCGGCTGGATGCCGTATTGCGCGCCAAAGACCGGAGCAGTGGCGTTAAAGCCGTCGCGCCCGTTGCGGCCGCCCCAGCCGCCCGCCATCCAGTCATACCACATGAAATAGGGCTTGCCCTCGATCCTGGTATCCCGCCCGCCGACCAGCAGATATTCAAGATTGAAGGCGCAGCCCATGGTGCGTTCGGGCATGATATCGGCCCAGAGCCCGAAGACCGAATTCATCAGCTTCTCGAACGGGCCGGAACAGAAACCGGCGCAGGGGCTGGGCCAGTTGGCATTCACCACCGTCCCCGGCTCGCCCACATTGACGGTGACCGCGCGGTAGAGGCCCGAATTCAGCGGCAGATCCGGGAACTGGTATTTCGTGCCCGCCACGATCCCCGCGAAAGACCCGCCATAGGCCGCGTTGAGGAAGGTCGAGATCTGCGGATGCGAACCGGAGAGGTCGTAATGGGCATGATTGCCCTCGATGGTGAACTTGATCTTGATCGGGATCAGCCCCTCTTCGAGCTTGGGATCCTGGTCGATATAATCCTCGGCATACCAGGTGCCGTCGGGCAGTTCGGCCAGGCGCTGACGCATCAGCACCTCGACCCAGTCCTGCACTTCGCGGAAGGCGATCTTGATCGTCTCGACACCATATTTGCCGCAAAGCCGCAGGATCTCGCGTTCGGCCACGGCGGTCGCCTCGGCCTGGGCCTGCATATCCCCGATCACATCACCGGGGTTGCGGGTGTTATTGGCGATCATCTTCGCCACATCTTCCAGCCAGACACCCTTGCTCCAGACGCGGGTCGGCGTGATGCGAAGCCCTTCGCCCATATGGTCAAGCGCGGTGATGTTGAACGAGCCCGGCGTCGCCCCCCCCATATCGGCCCAGTGACCATTGGCCTGGGACCAGCCGATCAGCTCGCCCTCATAAAACATCGGGCGCAGGATGCGGGTATCGTTGAAATGGCTGCCGCCGCGGAACGGATCATTGATGATGAAGACGTCACCGGGATGGATATCGCCCGCGAAATCCTCGATCACTGCCTTGCAGGTGTAATGCAGCGTGCCGACATGGGCCGCGATATCGCCGGTGCCCTGCATCACCAGATTGCCCTCGGGATCGCTGAGGCCGGACGAAAAGTCGCGGCAATAGATCACGAAGGAATAGCAGGTGCGCAAAAGCTGCTCGGCCATCTGGTCAACGATATTGACGAAGGCATTGCGCAGCACCTCAAAGGTGATCGGATCAAGCTGCGATTTGAACTCGGTCATCCGCTGTTCGGGTGGCGGCGGGAACTGGATGCCCTTGTCGGAAAGGCTGAGAGATTGTTTTTTGCCGGTCATGCCGGGATCCTCCTGATGTTGGGGTGGGCGGGCGCTTATGCCGCGCCGAGCCGGATCTGGATGTTGAGCCATTCGTCGATATAGGCCTCGTCACCGGGCGGGATGACGGTGGTCGAATCGAGCTGGTCGATGACGGCGGGGCCTTTGATGGTGACGCCGGCCGGCAGGGTTTCACGGTCGTAAAGCGCGGTGGTCAGCGCGGTCGGATGATCGTGGAACCAGGCCTCGCGGGTGCCTTTGGGAACTGCTTTCGCATTGGGATCGATGGTGATCTTCGGGAAAGACGGCTTCGGCGTGACGCCAATGGCGCGCACCGTCAGGCGGTAGATCTCGACCGGGAAATCCTCGCGGCGGAAGTTATGCGCCTTTTCATATTCGCTGTGGAAGATCGCCAGCGGCTCCTCAACCGAGGTGATTTCCCCCGGCACCGGCACCGCGAGCGAGCGCCACTGACCCCGGTAACGCATGTCGATAAAGCGCTGGAAGGTCATATCCCCCGCTTTCACGCCGTCCCTTTCCAGCCGGTCACGGCCTTCCAGCTCCAGCTTGCGGAACCCGGCCTCGACATCTGCGGGCTTCGCGCTGGCGGCATCCTCGAAATACATCTGGGTGACGTCATGCTGCACATCGACCAGCATACAGCCCACCGCCGAAGTCACGCCGGGATTGGGCGGCACGATGACCACGGGGATATTGAGTTCGCGCGCGATATCAACACCATGCAGCGGGCCCGCCCCCCGAAAGCCACCAGCGCAAAATCGCGCGGGTCATGGCCGCGGGCAATCGAGATCAGCCGCACCGCATCGGCCATATTGGCATTGGCAACGCGCAAAGTGGCAAGCGAGGCCTCGACCAGATCCAGCTTCAGCGGATCGGCGATCTTGTGCATCGCCGTCAGTGCTGCATCGCGGTTGAGGGATTTCTTGCCCCCCGCCAGCGTGGTGCCGACCCGGCCAAGGATGATATTGGCATCCGTATTGGTCGGCTCAGTTCCGCCCGCCGCATAGCAGGCCGGCCCCGGCACAGAACCCGCCGATTGCGGCCCGTTGCGCAAAGACCCCGCCTTGTCGAGCCAGGAGATCGAACCCCCGCCCGCGCCGATGGTCAGCACTTCGATCGAGGGGAAACAGATCGGATGGCCCCAGTCGACCTCCCATTTATCGGTCATGCGGATATTGCCGGCCTCGGCCAGCGAGATATCCGCCGAGGTGCCGCCCATATCGAGCCCGATGGAGTTCTGATAGCCGCAAAGCTCGGCGAAATATTTGCTGGCGATGGCGCCGGCGGCAATGCCCGAGGCCGCAAGCCGCGCGGCATATTTCTCGGCCGTGGCCGGCGTCATCACCCCGCCGCCGGAATGGAGCAAAAGCACATCCGCCTCATAGCCCGCTTCCGAGGTTCTGCGCGCAATATCGCGGGCATAGGGGCGGATGATCGGGGCAAGAATGGTATTGGCGACCGTGGTCGAGAACCGGTCATCCTCAAAGATCTCGGGATGGGTTTCATGCGAAGTCGAGATTGCAATATCCGGCCCCAGAACTTCGGCAAGGATCTCCGCCATGCGCAATTCATGCGCGCCATTCACATAGGCATTGATGAAACAGACCGCGACCGCATGAACCTCGCGCTTTTTCAGGATGCGCGCAATTTCCCGGGCGCGGTCCTCATCCAGAGGTTCCAGAACCTCACCACGGAAATTGATCCGTTCTTTCACCGCAAACCGGTCACGGCGGCGCACATAAGGCGGCGTACCCTCTTTATAGGCATCCCAGGGGTCTTCGCGGGTGCCTCGCCCGATTTCCAGAACATCGCGGAACCCTTCGGTCGTCACCATGGCCACCGGCTTGAAATTGCGGGTGATCAGCGCGTTGGTGGCCACCGTGGTGCCATGGGTGAAAAGCTCGACATCCGCCCAGTCGATATTGGCGGCCTCGGCGCCATTCATAATCGCGTCAATCGGGTTCTTTGTGCTGGGAACTTTCGCAACTGTCTGATTTCCGTTCTCATCCAGAACAAAAACATCCGTAAATGTCCCGCCAACATCAATGGCAAGGCGCGTGCGCGCCCGTTGCGGTGCCGGGCCCGCGCCCGCTCCGTCCATGCTCATCATGCAATTCCTTTGAT
This genomic window from Gemmobacter sp. 24YEA27 contains:
- a CDS encoding cytosine permease, producing MSPARTYPAPDIIFHDEPEVLREAAAEDFSLHIVPPSWRSSRFSLSMAWFGLMSAMFWVVVGSMVALTVGTINTLIGIALSTIVYGILCGIAARFAARSGTSVALFSRAVFGQVGATFAALLFGVTITYYAIAEGSIVAIALQDYFGGRSASGISSSAFTARPSSCAVSGPGLTGSMASCCRFMCSGWSPV
- a CDS encoding hydantoinase/oxoprolinase family protein, with translation MSMDGAGAGPAPQRARTRLAIDVGGTFTDVFVLDENGNQTVAKVPSTKNPIDAIMNGAEAANIDWADVELFTHGTTVATNALITRNFKPVAMVTTEGFRDVLEIGRGTREDPWDAYKEGTPPYVRRRDRFAVKERINFRGEVLEPLDEDRAREIARILKKREVHAVAVCFINAYVNGAHELRMAEILAEVLGPDIAISTSHETHPEIFEDDRFSTTVANTILAPIIRPYARDIARRTSEAGYEADVLLLHSGGGVMTPATAEKYAARLAASGIAAGAIASKYFAELCGYQNSIGLDMGGTSADISLAEAGNIRMTDKWEVDWGHPICFPSIEVLTIGAGGGSISWLDKAGSLRNGPQSAGSVPGPACYAAGGTEPTNTDANIILGRVGTTLAGGKKSLNRDAALTAMHKIADPLKLDLVEASLATLRVANANMADAVRLISIARGHDPRDFALVAFGGRARCMVLISRANSISPWSSCRPIPA
- a CDS encoding hydantoinase B/oxoprolinase family protein; translation: MTGKKQSLSLSDKGIQFPPPPEQRMTEFKSQLDPITFEVLRNAFVNIVDQMAEQLLRTCYSFVIYCRDFSSGLSDPEGNLVMQGTGDIAAHVGTLHYTCKAVIEDFAGDIHPGDVFIINDPFRGGSHFNDTRILRPMFYEGELIGWSQANGHWADMGGATPGSFNITALDHMGEGLRITPTRVWSKGVWLEDVAKMIANNTRNPGDVIGDMQAQAEATAVAEREILRLCGKYGVETIKIAFREVQDWVEVLMRQRLAELPDGTWYAEDYIDQDPKLEEGLIPIKIKFTIEGNHAHYDLSGSHPQISTFLNAAYGGSFAGIVAGTKYQFPDLPLNSGLYRAVTVNVGEPGTVVNANWPSPCAGFCSGPFEKLMNSVFGLWADIMPERTMGCAFNLEYLLVGGRDTRIEGKPYFMWYDWMAGGWGGRNGRDGFNATAPVFGAQYGIQPLEGQERLAPVLTKCHDFVQDSAGPGESRGGLGAEKGGSVFEGERIVVSYCCDRERSVTWGMWGGLPSIPHGVWLNKGTERERYLGSIFSNLPIELDDVFTRPSAGGGGVGDPLLRDPALVCEDVADEYVSVRRARIDYGVVIRVVDADLAQYEVDEAATQAERARIAAERPGWLDADPAEVAARYRAGEFNEMDCVRQYGVILDWGNGELLANTTAQFREMMKRRVLPYWGKTLAVLSEEAGERLKAAA